The Xiphophorus maculatus strain JP 163 A chromosome 21, X_maculatus-5.0-male, whole genome shotgun sequence genome window below encodes:
- the dsel gene encoding dermatan-sulfate epimerase-like protein, whose product MAYMWVAHLLFLLPLLRVGTAFSGVFNTTDRDLFTDDSPQVKLEQWKLHSADSHPNLYFNQADVLHLRQRSSTTHSYIFKVIRAAVLTMLSNAPSYIPPAKHEEFTSKWNEIYGNNLPPLALYCLLCPEDSAALQFLLKFMDRMANYPDWKVTSAPNDEVPTAHSLTGFATAYDFIYSFLDDSRRDAYLKKIRSETEALYELSKYRAWGKQYLQNHQTTNILAILTGAIVVGSHNDPESMIWKQVSVNYMEKTMFLLNHIVDGSLDEGVAYGSYTAKSIMQYVFLAQRHFNIDNMQNNWLRGHFWFYYATLLPGFQRTVGIADSNYNWFYGPESQLAFLDTFVMKNGTGNWLAQQIRKHRPKDGPMGQSSAQRWATLHTEYIWYNSHLTPQPPHDFGKARMHIFSNWGVVTYGAGLPAGQSNTFVSFKSGRLGGRAVYDIVHDKPYSWIDGWNSFNPGHEHPDQNSFTFAPNGQVFVSEALYGPKYSYLNNVLVFSPSPTSQCNSPWEGQLGECAKWLRWTDEGVGDARGEVIVASEHRDTMFVSGEAVSAYSAAMRLKSVFRALVLLNSQTLLVLDHVEKWADSPVKSLSAFFHNLDIDFKYVPFRFMDKYNGAMMDVWDAHYKMFWFDSQGHSPETRIQEAEQAAEFKKRWTQYVNVTFPMTGAVSRVAYVLHGPYVKVSNCRFIDNSKNGVRLSLTINNTEKIVSIVTNYKDIGARLAYIGFGGHCKVEDRYQITRYGLGTQHIPKQISNDNQLFDIGFTLNVIAGVVLCVAIGFLTMQRKFYVCFSRLMRYALLSVLLLWIVELLFVSNSCDQLLCGVKWKSADTKSAVSKQIRLYEQHRLPLPTVVITALPGSGSEILKHLFYNNSDFVYIRVPTEHVDIPETEFEFDSLVDTCEWSRTDAVHGRFKIIQSWLHSLVHNTKLHLQNIQLAEGSRVKQPQRASPSKDRKKRSRRREPASELKGRLRASLDRDAEYVREMRRHVAEYPNAQVVLNMRSGSWTLKLPFIQEVVGVSLRAVYLVRDPRAWIYLMVYNSKPSLYSLKNIPQHLSLIFKEDSVRGGCPAIAPEFKTIQWLLSRSETNPILILAHLWLAHTAAALRVAESLPEDSYLRVRFEDVVSFPQETAETIHTFLGVPMSPAALNQLTFTTSTNLYNLMYEGDISPANINVWRQKMPRKDVRLIEDICGGVMKRLGYARSAS is encoded by the coding sequence ATGGCTTATATGTGGGTTGCACATCTGCTTTTTTTACTCCCACTCCTCAGAGTGGGGACAGCTTTCTCTGGAGTTTTTAACACCACAGACAGAGACCTTTTCACCGATGACTCGCCACAGGTCAAGCTCGAGCAGTGGAAGCTCCACTCTGCCGACTCACACCCCAACCTATATTTTAACCAGGCGGACGTGTTGCACTTGAGGCAAAGGTCCTCCACCACCCACAGTTACATCTTTAAAGTCATCCGGGCAGCTGTGCTCACCATGCTTTCCAACGCTCCCTCTTACATCCCCCCTGCAAAACATGAGGAGTTTACAAGCAAGTGGAATGAGATCTATGGGAACAACTTGCCCCCTCTGGCTCTTTACTGCCTGCTGTGCCCCGAGGACTCGGCCGCCCTGcagtttcttttaaagtttatgGATAGGATGGCCAACTACCCAGACTGGAAAGTGACCAGTGCACCGAATGATGAGGTCCCCACAGCCCACTCTCTGACTGGGTTTGCAACTGCTTATGACTTTATTTACTCCTTCTTGGATGATAGCAGGAGGGATGCATACCTCAAGAAAATTCGCTCAGAGACAGAAGCACTGTATGAGCTCTCCAAATACAGAGCATGGGGGAAACAGTACCTCCAAAACCATCAAACCACTAATATCTTAGCCATCCTAACTGGTGCAATAGTGGTGGGCTCACATAACGACCCAGAGTCGATGATCTGGAAACAGGTGTCAGTGAACTACATGGAGAAAACCATGTTTCTCCTTAATCATATTGTGGATGGCTCTTTGGATGAGGGAGTCGCTTATGGAAGCTACACAGCCAAGTCCATAATGCAGTACGTCTTTTTAGCCCAACGCCATTTTAACATCGACAACATGCAGAACAACTGGCTGCGGGGTCACTTCTGGTTTTACTATGCCACTCTGCTGCCAGGCTTCCAGAGGACAGTCGGCATAGCAGACTCCAACTACAACTGGTTTTACGGACCGGAGAGTCAGCTGGCTTTCCTCGACACGTTCGTCATGAAGAATGGAACAGGAAACTGGTTGGCTCAGCAGATTCGGAAGCACAGACCGAAGGATGGACCCATGGGGCAGTCGTCGGCCCAGCGCTGGGCTACGCTCCACACAGAGTACATCTGGTACAACTCACATCTCACACCACAACCTCCCCATGACTTTGGCAAAGCAAGGATGCATATTTTCTCTAACTGGGGGGTTGTTACCTATGGAGCTGGTCTTCCTGCTGGCCAGAGTAAtacttttgtttcctttaagtCTGGACGTCTGGGCGGCCGTGCCGTCTATGACATTGTTCATGACAAACCTTACTCCTGGATAGATGGTTGGAACAGCTTTAATCCTGGCCATGAACACCCAGACCAGAACTCCTTCACATTTGCTCCCAATGGGCAGGTGTTTGTATCTGAAGCACTTTACGGTCCCAAATACAGCTATCTTAACAATGTTTTAGTGTTTAGTCCATCTCCTACCAGCCAATGTAACAGTCCATGGGAGGGGCAGTTAGGGGAGTGTGCCAAGTGGCTGCGATGGACTGATGAGGGGGTGGGTGATGCCAGAGGAGAGGTGATTGTTGCCTCTGAGCACAGGGACACTATGTTTGTGAGCGGGGAGGCTGTGTCAGCATACTCCGCAGCCATGAgattaaaaagtgttttcagaGCCTTGGTTCTGTTAAACTCCCAAACGTTGCTGGTGCTCGACCACGTTGAGAAGTGGGCCGACTCCCCTGTGAAGTCTCTCAGTGCTTTTTTCCACAACCTAGACATTGATTTCAAATATGTTCCCTTTAGATTTATGGATAAATACAACGGTGCCATGATGGATGTGTGGGATGCTCATtataaaatgttctggtttgaCAGCCAGGGTCACAGCCCTGAAACCAGAATACAGGAGGCAGAGCAGGCTGCGGAGTTTAAAAAGAGGTGGACACAGTATGTCAATGTCACTTTTCCAATGACAGGCGCAGTCAGCAGAGTAGCTTATGTGTTACATGGCCCATATGTTAAAGTGTCCAATTGTAGATTTATAGATAACAGCAAAAATGGTGTGAGGCTTTCTTTAACCATAAATAATACAGAGAAGATTGTTTCCATAGTTACTAACTATAAAGATATTGGAGCAAGATTGGCTTATATAGGATTTGGCGGTCACTGCAAAGTTGAAGATAGATATCAAATCACTAGATATGGCCTTGGGACGCAGCACATCCCTAAACAAATTAGCAACGATAATCAGCTCTTTGACATTGGATTCACTCTCAATGTGATCGCGGGCGTTGTTCTCTGTGTGGCCATAGGATTTTTGACCATGCAGAGAAAGTTTTATGTTTGCTTCAGCAGACTGATGCGCTATGCCTTGCTCTCTGTGCTTCTCCTCTGGATAGTCGAGTTGCTGTTTGTGTCCAACAGCTGCGATCAGCTTCTTTGTGGAGTAAAGTGGAAAAGTGCAGACACCAAAAGTGCAGTAAGCAAACAAATCAGGTTGTATGAGCAGCACCGGCTCCCCCTTCCCACCGTGGTCATAACAGCTCTTCCTGGATCGGGGTCAGAAATACTCAAGCACCTTTTCTATAATAACTCAGACTTTGTTTACATAAGGGTTCCTACTGAACATGTGGATATTCCTGAGACTGAGTTTGAGTTTGACTCACTGGTTGACACCTGTGAGTGGTCAAGGACAGATGCTGTGCATGGACGGTTTAAGATCATTCAGAGCTGGCTGCATTCACTTGTGCACAATACCAAGCTGCACTTGCAAAATATCCAGCTtgcagagggcagcagggtCAAACAACCCCAGAGAGCAAGCCCCtctaaagacagaaagaaaagatcCAGGCGGAGGGAGCCTGCATCTGAGCTGAAGGGCAGGCTGAGGGCCAGCCTGGACAGAGACGCAGAGTACGTTAGGGAGATGAGACGGCATGTTGCGGAGTACCCCAACGCCCAAGTGGTCCTCAACATGCGGAGTGGCAGCTGGACGCTTAAACTGCCCTTCATTCAAGAAGTGGTTGGCGTTTCCCTGAGGGCAGTCTATTTGGTCAGAGACCCTCGGGCATGGATTTATCTCATGGTTTATAACAGCAAACCCAGTCTTTACTCACTGAAAAACATCCCACAGCACCTTTCCTTGATATTCAAGGAGGATTCTGTAAGGGGAGGGTGCCCAGCAATTGCACCAGAGTTTAAAACAATCCAGTGGCTGCTGTCCCGATCAGAGACGAACCCTATCCTGATCCTTGCTCATCTATGGCTGGCTCACACGGCGGCAGCACTTCGAGTTGCTGAGAGTCTCCCCGAGGACTCCTACCTTCGAGTGAGGTTTGAGGACGTGGTCAGCTTCCCCCAGGAGACAGCGGAGACAATACACACATTCCTGGGAGTTCCTATGTCGCCAGCAGCCCTCAATCAGCTGACATTTACCACCTCCACAAACCTGTACAACCTGATGTACGAAGGAGACATCTCACCAGCAAACATCAACGTATGGAGGCAGAAAATGCCTCGAAAGGATGTCAGACTTATAGAGGATATATGTGGAGGTGTAATGAAAAGGTTGGGCTATGCCAGGTCTGCCAGTTAA